A DNA window from Bacteroides cellulosilyticus contains the following coding sequences:
- the rpsQ gene encoding 30S ribosomal protein S17: MMSLMEARNLRKERTGVVLSNKMEKTITVAAKFKEKHPIYGKFVSKTKKYHAHDEKNECNIGDTVLIMETRPLSKTKRWRLVEIIERAK; this comes from the coding sequence ATGATGAGCTTGATGGAAGCAAGAAATTTAAGAAAAGAAAGAACTGGGGTTGTGCTGAGCAATAAAATGGAGAAGACCATTACAGTAGCAGCTAAGTTTAAAGAGAAACACCCCATATATGGTAAGTTCGTTAGCAAGACTAAGAAGTACCATGCTCATGATGAAAAAAATGAGTGCAATATCGGTGATACTGTACTTATTATGGAGACTCGTCCTTTGAGCAAGACTAAAAGATGGAGATTGGTAGAAATAATTGAAAGAGCTAAGTAA
- the rpsK gene encoding 30S ribosomal protein S11 → MAKKTVAAKKRNVKVDANGQLHVHSSFNNIIVSLANSEGQIISWSSAGKMGFRGSKKNTPYAAQMAAQDCAKIAFDLGLRKVKAYVKGPGNGRESAIRTIHGAGIEVTEIVDVTPLPHNGCRPPKRRRV, encoded by the coding sequence ATGGCAAAAAAAACAGTTGCAGCAAAGAAGAGAAATGTGAAAGTTGACGCTAATGGACAGTTGCATGTTCATTCATCTTTCAACAATATTATTGTTTCTCTTGCAAATAGTGAAGGGCAGATTATTTCTTGGTCATCTGCTGGTAAAATGGGATTTAGAGGTTCTAAGAAGAACACTCCTTATGCAGCACAGATGGCTGCCCAGGATTGTGCGAAGATAGCATTTGATCTTGGCCTGAGAAAGGTAAAAGCATATGTGAAGGGTCCAGGTAACGGACGTGAGTCTGCTATTAGAACTATTCACGGTGCAGGTATCGAAGTTACTGAAATCGTTGATGTAACTCCGCTTCCACATAATGGTTGTCGTCCTCCGAAAAGACGTAGAGTTTAA
- the rplV gene encoding 50S ribosomal protein L22 yields MGARKKISAEKRKEALKTMYFAKLQNVPTSPRKMRLVADMIRGMEVNRALGVLKFSSKEAAARVEKLLRSAIANWEQKNERKAESGELFVTKIFVDGGATLKRMRPAPQGRGYRIRKRSNHVTLFVGSKSNNEDQN; encoded by the coding sequence ATGGGAGCAAGAAAAAAAATATCGGCTGAAAAAAGAAAAGAAGCCCTTAAGACCATGTATTTTGCAAAGTTGCAGAATGTTCCTACTTCCCCTCGCAAAATGCGTCTCGTGGCTGACATGATTCGCGGGATGGAAGTGAATAGAGCACTTGGCGTTTTGAAGTTTTCTTCAAAAGAAGCAGCTGCCAGAGTTGAGAAATTACTGCGCTCTGCAATTGCTAACTGGGAGCAGAAAAACGAACGTAAAGCTGAAAGTGGCGAATTATTTGTAACGAAGATTTTTGTTGATGGTGGTGCTACACTCAAAAGAATGAGACCGGCTCCGCAGGGTAGAGGTTACAGAATTCGTAAGCGTTCAAATCACGTAACGTTGTTCGTTGGTTCTAAAAGTAATAACGAAGATCAAAATTAA
- the rplF gene encoding 50S ribosomal protein L6 produces the protein MSRIGKLPISIPAGVTVTLKENVVTVKGAKGELSQYIDPAINVAIEDGHVTLSENENAMLDNPKQKHAFHGLYRSLVHNMVVGVSEGYKKELELVGVGYRASNQGNIIELSLGYTHSIFIQLPPEVKVETKSERNKNPLIILESCDKQLLGQVCSKIRSFRKPEPYKGKGVKFVGEEIRRKSGKSAGAK, from the coding sequence ATGTCAAGAATAGGAAAATTACCCATTAGTATTCCCGCTGGAGTAACAGTTACTCTGAAAGAGAATGTGGTTACCGTGAAGGGAGCCAAAGGCGAACTTAGCCAATATATAGATCCTGCTATCAATGTTGCCATTGAAGATGGTCATGTGACTTTGAGTGAGAATGAAAATGCAATGTTGGATAATCCCAAACAAAAGCATGCATTCCATGGTTTGTACCGCTCTTTAGTTCACAACATGGTTGTTGGTGTATCTGAAGGATATAAAAAAGAATTGGAACTTGTAGGTGTGGGGTATCGTGCTTCTAATCAAGGAAATATCATAGAGTTGTCCTTGGGTTATACGCATAGTATCTTCATACAGTTGCCTCCTGAAGTTAAGGTAGAGACAAAATCTGAAAGAAATAAGAATCCTCTTATTATTTTAGAGTCTTGCGATAAACAATTGCTGGGTCAAGTTTGCTCTAAGATACGTTCTTTCCGTAAGCCCGAACCGTATAAAGGTAAAGGTGTTAAGTTTGTTGGTGAAGAAATTCGTAGAAAGTCTGGTAAATCTGCCGGCGCTAAGTAA
- the rplE gene encoding 50S ribosomal protein L5, translating into MSNTASLKKEYVERIAPALKSQFQYSSSMQVPVLKKIVINQGLGMAVADKKIIEVAINEMTAITGQKAVATISRKDIANFKLRKKMPIGVMVTLRRERMYEFLEKLVRVALPRIRDFKGIESKFDGKGNYTLGIQEQIIFPEINIDSITRILGMNITFVTSAQTDEEGYALLKEFGLPFKNAKKD; encoded by the coding sequence ATGAGTAATACTGCAAGCCTTAAGAAAGAATATGTAGAGCGTATTGCGCCTGCATTGAAATCACAGTTCCAGTATTCTTCTTCGATGCAGGTACCCGTACTTAAGAAGATTGTTATCAATCAGGGTTTGGGTATGGCTGTTGCTGATAAGAAGATTATCGAAGTGGCAATTAATGAAATGACTGCTATTACAGGTCAGAAAGCTGTTGCAACCATTTCTCGTAAAGATATCGCTAACTTTAAGTTGCGTAAGAAAATGCCGATTGGCGTTATGGTAACTTTGCGTCGTGAGAGAATGTACGAATTTCTTGAAAAATTAGTTCGTGTAGCTCTTCCCCGTATCCGTGACTTCAAGGGTATTGAAAGTAAGTTTGATGGAAAGGGTAACTATACTCTTGGTATTCAGGAGCAAATCATTTTCCCTGAAATTAATATCGATAGTATTACCAGAATTCTCGGAATGAATATTACCTTTGTAACCTCTGCACAAACAGATGAAGAAGGTTATGCCTTGTTGAAAGAATTCGGTTTACCGTTTAAAAACGCTAAAAAAGATTGA
- the rplO gene encoding 50S ribosomal protein L15 produces MNLSNLKPAEGSTKTRKRIGRGPGSGLGGTSTRGHKGAKSRSGYSKKIGFEGGQMPLQRRVPKFGFKNINRVEYKAINLDTIQKLAEAKKLESVGINDFIAAGFISSNQLVKVLGNGTLTTKLDVQAHAFSKTAVAAIEAAGGSVVKL; encoded by the coding sequence ATGAACTTAAGTAATTTAAAACCTGCAGAAGGATCTACTAAAACAAGAAAGAGAATTGGACGTGGTCCGGGTTCTGGCTTGGGAGGTACTTCTACCAGGGGTCATAAGGGAGCTAAATCAAGATCTGGTTATTCTAAGAAAATCGGTTTTGAAGGTGGTCAGATGCCTCTCCAACGTCGTGTTCCTAAATTCGGTTTTAAGAACATTAATCGTGTAGAGTATAAGGCTATCAACTTGGATACAATTCAGAAACTTGCTGAAGCTAAGAAGTTGGAATCAGTTGGAATTAATGACTTTATCGCTGCTGGTTTTATTTCTTCAAATCAGTTGGTGAAGGTATTAGGTAATGGAACTTTGACTACAAAGTTGGATGTGCAAGCTCATGCATTCTCTAAGACTGCTGTTGCTGCCATTGAAGCTGCTGGTGGAAGTGTAGTAAAACTCTAA
- the ykgO gene encoding type B 50S ribosomal protein L36 → MKVRASLKKRTPECKIVRRNGRLYVINKKNPKYKQRQG, encoded by the coding sequence ATGAAAGTAAGAGCATCTTTAAAGAAACGTACGCCAGAATGTAAGATCGTTAGACGCAATGGCCGTTTGTATGTTATTAACAAGAAAAATCCTAAGTATAAACAACGTCAAGGATAA
- the rplR gene encoding 50S ribosomal protein L18: MTTKIERRIKIKYRVRNKISGTAERPRMSVFRSNKQIYVQLIDDLSGKTLASSSSLGITEKLPKKEQAAKVGELIAKKAQEAGITTVVFDRNGYLYHGRVKEVADAARNGGLKF, translated from the coding sequence ATGACAACAAAAATAGAAAGACGAATTAAAATCAAATATAGAGTACGCAATAAAATTTCAGGTACTGCTGAACGTCCGCGTATGAGTGTATTTAGAAGTAATAAGCAAATCTACGTCCAACTTATCGACGATTTGAGTGGTAAGACTTTGGCTTCTTCTTCTTCTTTGGGTATAACAGAGAAGTTGCCGAAGAAAGAACAAGCTGCAAAGGTTGGAGAGTTGATCGCTAAAAAAGCTCAGGAAGCAGGTATTACTACTGTTGTTTTCGACCGTAATGGTTACTTGTATCATGGGAGAGTAAAAGAAGTGGCTGATGCTGCTCGTAACGGTGGACTTAAATTTTAA
- the secY gene encoding preprotein translocase subunit SecY — translation MRKAIETLKNIWKIEDLRQRILITILFVAIYRFGSYVVLPGINPAMLTQLHQQTSEGLLALLNMFSGGAFSNASIFALGIMPYISASIVIQLLGIAVPYFQKLQREGESGRRKMNQYTRYLTIIILLVQAPSYLLNLKMQAGPSLNASLDWTLFMITSTIILAAGSMFILWLGERITDKGIGNGISFIILIGIIARLPQSLFQELISRMTDKTGGLVMFLIEIVFLLLVIAAAILLVQGTRKIPVQYAKRIVGNKQYGGARQYIPLKVNAAGVMPIIFAQAIMFIPITFIGFSNVDHVSGFVRAFTDHTSFWYNFVFAIMIILFTYFYTAITINPTQMAEDMKRNNGFIPGIKPGKKTAEYIDDIMSRITLPGSFFLALVAIMPAFAGIFGVKAEFAQFFGGTSLLILVGVVLDTLQQIESHLLMRHYDGLLKSGRIKGRSNVAAY, via the coding sequence ATGAGAAAAGCTATTGAAACATTAAAGAATATATGGAAAATTGAGGATCTGAGACAGCGGATCCTCATTACCATATTGTTTGTGGCAATCTACCGTTTTGGTTCGTACGTCGTACTGCCTGGTATTAATCCGGCTATGCTGACACAATTGCATCAACAAACAAGCGAGGGCCTCTTAGCCTTATTAAACATGTTTTCGGGAGGAGCATTCTCTAATGCATCTATTTTTGCATTAGGAATTATGCCTTATATCTCTGCTTCAATCGTTATTCAGTTGTTAGGGATTGCGGTTCCGTATTTCCAGAAACTTCAACGTGAAGGTGAGAGTGGTAGAAGAAAAATGAACCAGTATACTCGTTATTTGACGATTATTATTTTGTTGGTTCAGGCTCCTTCTTATTTGCTCAATCTTAAAATGCAGGCCGGTCCTTCCTTAAATGCTTCATTAGATTGGACTCTGTTCATGATTACCTCTACCATTATCTTGGCAGCTGGTAGTATGTTTATTTTGTGGCTTGGTGAGAGAATCACTGATAAGGGTATCGGTAATGGTATTTCATTTATCATCTTAATCGGTATTATTGCCCGTTTGCCTCAGTCTTTATTCCAGGAATTAATTTCCCGTATGACTGATAAGACAGGTGGTTTGGTTATGTTCTTAATTGAAATCGTATTCCTGTTGCTGGTAATTGCTGCTGCAATTTTGTTGGTGCAAGGTACAAGAAAAATTCCTGTACAATATGCTAAAAGAATTGTAGGTAACAAACAATATGGTGGTGCAAGACAATACATTCCTTTGAAAGTGAATGCAGCTGGCGTAATGCCTATCATCTTTGCTCAGGCAATTATGTTTATCCCTATCACCTTTATTGGTTTTTCAAATGTAGATCATGTGAGCGGTTTTGTACGTGCATTTACTGATCATACAAGCTTCTGGTATAATTTCGTATTTGCAATAATGATTATACTGTTTACGTATTTTTATACTGCAATTACGATTAACCCAACTCAGATGGCTGAGGATATGAAGAGAAATAATGGTTTCATTCCGGGTATTAAGCCGGGAAAGAAGACAGCCGAATATATTGATGATATTATGTCTCGTATAACATTGCCTGGCTCTTTCTTCTTGGCTTTGGTAGCTATTATGCCAGCGTTTGCCGGTATTTTTGGTGTGAAAGCTGAATTTGCTCAATTCTTCGGCGGTACATCTTTGTTAATTCTTGTAGGTGTGGTTCTTGATACACTCCAGCAGATTGAAAGTCACTTGTTGATGAGACATTATGACGGTCTGTTGAAATCTGGTCGTATTAAAGGACGTAGTAATGTAGCTGCATATTAA
- the rpsD gene encoding 30S ribosomal protein S4, protein MARYTGPKSRIARKFGEGIFGADKVLSKKNYPPGQHGNSRKRKTSEYGVQLREKQKAKYTYGVLEKQFRNLFEKAETAKGITGEILLQLLEGRLDNIVFRLGIAPTRAAARQLVGHKHITVDGEVVNIPSFAVKPGQVIGVRERSKSLEVIANSLAGFNHSKYPWLEWDDNSKVGKLLHVPERADIPENIKEHLIVELYSK, encoded by the coding sequence ATGGCTAGATATACTGGACCAAAATCAAGAATAGCCCGTAAATTCGGTGAAGGTATCTTCGGAGCAGATAAAGTATTGTCAAAGAAGAACTATCCTCCCGGACAACACGGTAATTCCAGAAAAAGAAAAACTTCTGAGTATGGTGTTCAACTTCGTGAGAAACAGAAGGCCAAATACACCTATGGAGTTTTAGAGAAACAATTCCGCAACCTGTTTGAAAAGGCAGAAACAGCTAAAGGTATTACCGGTGAAATTCTGCTTCAGTTGCTCGAAGGTCGTCTTGATAACATTGTATTCCGTTTAGGTATTGCTCCTACTCGTGCAGCTGCTCGTCAGTTGGTGGGTCACAAGCATATTACTGTGGATGGTGAAGTGGTAAATATTCCTTCATTTGCAGTAAAACCGGGTCAGGTCATTGGTGTTCGTGAAAGATCTAAATCTTTGGAAGTAATTGCTAATTCACTGGCTGGCTTTAACCACAGCAAATATCCTTGGTTGGAATGGGATGATAACTCTAAGGTTGGTAAATTGTTGCATGTACCTGAAAGAGCAGACATTCCTGAAAACATTAAAGAGCATTTGATCGTAGAATTGTATTCTAAATAA
- the rpsN gene encoding 30S ribosomal protein S14, producing MAKESMKAREVRRAKLVAKYAEKRAALKQIVRTGDPAEAFEAAQKLQELPKNSNPIRMHNRCKLTGRPKGYIRQFGISRIQFREMASNGLIPGIKKASW from the coding sequence ATGGCAAAGGAATCAATGAAAGCACGTGAAGTAAGACGTGCTAAATTAGTAGCCAAATATGCCGAGAAGAGAGCTGCATTGAAGCAAATTGTTAGAACAGGTGATCCAGCTGAAGCTTTTGAAGCTGCACAGAAATTGCAGGAACTGCCTAAAAATTCTAATCCGATTCGTATGCACAACCGTTGCAAGTTGACTGGTCGTCCTAAAGGATATATCCGTCAATTCGGTATCTCTAGAATTCAATTCCGCGAGATGGCTTCTAACGGTCTTATTCCCGGTATTAAAAAAGCAAGCTGGTAA
- the rpsC gene encoding 30S ribosomal protein S3 yields MGQKVNPISNRLGIIRGWDSNWYGGNNYGDSLLEDSKIRKYLNARLAKASVSRIVIERTLKLVTITVCTARPGIIIGKGGQEVDKLKEELKKVTDKDIQINIFEVKRPELDAVIVANNIARQVEGKIAYRRAIKMAIANTMRMGAEGIKIQISGRLNGAEMARSEMYKEGRTPLHTFRADIDYCHAEALTKVGLLGIKVWICRGEVFGKRELAPNFTQSKESGRGSNSGNNGGKNFKRKKNNR; encoded by the coding sequence ATGGGACAAAAAGTTAATCCAATAAGCAACCGTTTAGGAATTATCAGAGGATGGGATTCCAATTGGTATGGTGGAAATAATTACGGCGATTCTTTGCTGGAAGATAGCAAGATTCGTAAATATTTGAACGCTAGACTTGCAAAAGCCAGTGTTTCAAGAATCGTAATTGAACGTACACTGAAACTCGTGACTATTACCGTTTGTACTGCACGTCCGGGTATTATTATCGGTAAAGGTGGCCAGGAAGTTGATAAGTTGAAAGAAGAGTTGAAAAAGGTTACCGATAAGGATATTCAGATCAATATCTTCGAAGTGAAAAGACCTGAGTTGGATGCTGTTATAGTTGCAAACAACATCGCTCGCCAGGTAGAGGGAAAGATTGCCTATCGCCGTGCCATTAAAATGGCTATCGCTAATACAATGCGTATGGGTGCTGAAGGTATCAAAATTCAGATTTCAGGACGTTTGAATGGTGCTGAAATGGCCCGTTCTGAAATGTATAAGGAAGGAAGAACTCCGTTGCACACTTTCAGAGCAGATATCGACTATTGTCATGCAGAAGCATTGACGAAGGTTGGTCTTCTCGGTATTAAAGTTTGGATCTGTAGAGGTGAAGTTTTTGGTAAGAGAGAATTAGCTCCGAACTTTACGCAAAGCAAAGAAAGCGGTCGTGGAAGCAATAGCGGAAACAATGGCGGAAAGAACTTCAAAAGAAAGAAAAATAATCGCTAA
- the rpsE gene encoding 30S ribosomal protein S5, translating into MAINNRVKITNDIELKDRLVAINRVTKVTKGGRTFSFSAIVVVGNEEGIIGWGLGKAGEVTAAIAKGVESAKKNLTKVPVLKGTVPHEQSAKFGGAEVFIKPASHGTGVVAGGAMRAVLESVGITDVLAKSKGSSNPHNLVKATILALGEMRDARMVAQNRGISIEKVFRG; encoded by the coding sequence ATGGCAATTAATAATAGAGTTAAGATTACAAACGATATAGAACTGAAAGACCGTTTGGTTGCTATTAATCGTGTAACTAAAGTGACCAAAGGTGGTAGAACTTTTAGTTTCTCTGCAATTGTTGTTGTAGGTAACGAAGAAGGCATCATCGGTTGGGGTCTTGGTAAAGCTGGTGAAGTTACCGCAGCAATCGCTAAAGGAGTTGAATCAGCTAAGAAGAATCTGACGAAAGTACCTGTACTGAAGGGTACTGTTCCTCACGAACAGTCCGCTAAGTTTGGTGGCGCGGAAGTATTCATCAAGCCGGCTTCTCATGGTACAGGTGTAGTTGCCGGTGGTGCAATGCGTGCAGTACTTGAAAGTGTTGGTATTACAGACGTTTTGGCTAAGTCAAAAGGATCTTCTAATCCACACAACTTGGTGAAGGCTACTATCCTGGCGTTGGGTGAAATGCGTGACGCACGTATGGTTGCTCAAAACAGAGGAATTAGTATTGAAAAAGTATTTAGAGGATAA
- the rplX gene encoding 50S ribosomal protein L24 → MSKLHIKKGDTVYVNAGEDKGKTGRVLKVLVDKNRAIVEGVNMVSKSTKPNAKNPQGGIVKQEASIHLSNLNPVDPKTGKATRISRKVTIGENGKKTIARVSKKSGEEIK, encoded by the coding sequence ATGAGTAAATTACATATTAAAAAAGGCGATACAGTTTACGTAAATGCTGGTGAAGACAAAGGCAAAACTGGTCGTGTGTTGAAGGTTCTTGTTGATAAAAATCGTGCAATTGTTGAAGGTGTCAATATGGTGTCCAAGAGCACTAAGCCTAATGCAAAGAACCCTCAGGGTGGTATTGTGAAGCAGGAAGCTTCTATCCATTTGTCTAACTTGAATCCCGTAGATCCTAAGACGGGTAAAGCTACGCGTATCAGTCGTAAAGTAACTATTGGTGAAAACGGTAAGAAGACTATTGCACGTGTTTCTAAAAAATCAGGAGAGGAGATTAAGTAA
- the map gene encoding type I methionyl aminopeptidase: MIFLKTEDEIELLRESNLLVGRTLAEVAKLVRPGVTTKELDKVAEEFIRDHGAVPTFKGFPNQYGDPFPASLCTSINEQVVHGIPGDIVLKEGDIVSVDCGTYMNGFCGDSAYTFCVGEVDEEVRKLLKVTKEALYIGIENAVQGKRLGDIGYAIQEHCESNSFGVVREFVGHGIGKEMHEDPQVPNYGKRGYGTMLKKGLCIAIEPMITQGSRQIVMERDGWTVRTKDWKYAAHFEHTVAVGAGKADILSSFEFIEEVLGDKAI, from the coding sequence ATGATATTTCTTAAAACGGAAGATGAAATAGAGCTGCTCCGTGAGAGTAATTTGCTTGTCGGGAGGACATTGGCTGAAGTTGCAAAACTGGTAAGGCCGGGAGTTACTACAAAGGAACTGGATAAAGTAGCGGAAGAGTTTATCAGAGATCATGGTGCTGTTCCTACTTTCAAAGGTTTTCCAAATCAATATGGTGATCCATTTCCAGCTTCGTTGTGTACATCGATAAATGAACAGGTGGTACATGGTATTCCTGGAGATATAGTACTAAAAGAAGGTGATATTGTATCGGTTGATTGTGGTACTTATATGAATGGGTTTTGTGGTGATTCTGCCTATACATTTTGTGTAGGGGAAGTAGATGAGGAAGTTCGCAAATTACTGAAGGTTACTAAAGAGGCATTATACATCGGAATAGAAAATGCCGTTCAAGGAAAACGGTTGGGTGATATCGGATATGCAATACAAGAACATTGTGAGTCCAATTCATTCGGTGTAGTGCGTGAGTTTGTTGGTCATGGTATAGGTAAAGAAATGCACGAAGACCCTCAAGTTCCTAATTATGGAAAACGTGGTTATGGAACTATGTTAAAGAAAGGTCTTTGTATTGCTATTGAACCAATGATTACGCAAGGTAGTCGCCAAATAGTAATGGAGCGTGATGGTTGGACGGTGAGAACTAAGGATTGGAAGTATGCAGCTCATTTTGAGCATACAGTGGCTGTTGGCGCTGGTAAAGCTGATATCTTATCATCGTTTGAGTTCATAGAAGAAGTATTAGGAGATAAAGCAATTTAA
- the rpmD gene encoding 50S ribosomal protein L30 yields the protein MSTIKIKQVKSRIGAPADQKRTLDALGLRKLNRVVEHECTPSILGMVDKVKHLVTIVK from the coding sequence ATGTCGACTATAAAGATTAAACAAGTTAAAAGTAGAATTGGTGCTCCGGCTGATCAGAAAAGAACTCTCGATGCACTGGGACTTCGTAAGTTGAATCGTGTGGTTGAACACGAGTGTACTCCTTCAATTCTTGGAATGGTGGATAAGGTTAAACACTTGGTTACCATTGTTAAGTAA
- the infA gene encoding translation initiation factor IF-1, translating into MAKQSAIEQDGVIVEALSNAMFRVELENGHEITAHISGKMRMHYIKILPGDKVRVEMSPYDLSKGRIVFRYK; encoded by the coding sequence ATGGCTAAGCAATCTGCAATAGAACAAGATGGAGTTATTGTTGAAGCATTGTCTAATGCAATGTTTCGTGTTGAATTAGAAAACGGACATGAGATTACTGCACATATTTCCGGTAAGATGCGAATGCATTACATTAAAATCCTGCCGGGGGATAAAGTAAGAGTCGAAATGTCTCCTTACGATTTATCGAAAGGAAGAATTGTATTTAGATATAAATAA
- the rpmC gene encoding 50S ribosomal protein L29, producing MKIAEIKEIPTNDLVERVEAEVTNYNQMVLNHSISPLDNPAQIKQLRRTIARMKTELRQRELNNK from the coding sequence ATGAAAATAGCAGAAATTAAAGAAATACCTACCAATGATCTGGTAGAAAGAGTAGAGGCAGAAGTGACAAACTATAATCAAATGGTTTTAAATCATTCTATTTCTCCTTTGGACAATCCTGCTCAGATCAAACAATTACGCAGGACTATTGCGCGTATGAAAACTGAATTACGCCAAAGAGAACTTAACAATAAATGA
- the rpsM gene encoding 30S ribosomal protein S13, whose product MAIRIVGVDLPQNKRGEVALTYIYGIGRSSSAKILDKAGVDKDLKVKDWTDDQAAKIREIIGAEFKVEGDLRSEVQLNIKRLMDIGCYRGVRHRIGLPVRGQSTKNNARTRKGRKKTVANKKKATK is encoded by the coding sequence ATGGCTATAAGAATAGTTGGTGTCGATTTGCCTCAAAATAAAAGAGGTGAAGTTGCGTTGACCTATATCTATGGAATAGGTCGTAGTAGTTCAGCAAAGATTTTAGATAAAGCTGGTGTAGATAAAGACCTGAAGGTAAAAGACTGGACGGATGATCAAGCTGCCAAGATTCGTGAGATCATTGGTGCAGAATTTAAAGTAGAAGGTGATCTTCGCTCGGAAGTTCAATTGAACATCAAACGTTTGATGGATATTGGTTGTTACCGTGGTGTACGTCATCGTATCGGTTTGCCTGTAAGAGGACAGAGCACAAAGAATAATGCTCGTACTCGTAAGGGTAGAAAGAAAACCGTTGCAAATAAGAAAAAAGCTACTAAATAA
- the rplP gene encoding 50S ribosomal protein L16: MLQPKKTKFRRQQKGRQKGIAQRGNQLAFGSFGIKALETKWITGRQIEAARIAVTRYMQRQGQIWIRIFPDKPITRKPADVRMGKGKGAPEGFVAPVTPGRIIIEAEGVSYEIAKEALRLAAQKLPITTKFVVRRDYDIQNQNA, translated from the coding sequence ATGTTACAACCGAAAAAGACAAAATTCAGAAGACAACAAAAAGGCCGTCAAAAAGGTATTGCCCAGAGAGGTAACCAGTTGGCTTTCGGTTCTTTTGGAATTAAGGCTTTGGAAACAAAATGGATTACAGGCCGTCAGATCGAAGCTGCTCGTATTGCAGTGACAAGATATATGCAACGTCAAGGACAAATTTGGATTCGTATTTTCCCGGATAAACCTATTACCAGAAAACCTGCTGATGTACGTATGGGTAAAGGTAAAGGTGCTCCAGAGGGCTTTGTTGCCCCTGTTACTCCGGGAAGAATTATTATCGAAGCCGAAGGGGTATCTTATGAAATCGCAAAAGAAGCTTTGCGCTTAGCTGCACAGAAGCTTCCTATTACAACTAAGTTTGTTGTAAGACGTGATTATGATATTCAAAATCAAAATGCGTAA
- the rpsH gene encoding 30S ribosomal protein S8, translating to MTDPIADYLTRLRNAIQAKHRVVEVPASNLKKEITKILFEKGYILNYKFVEDGPQGTIKVALKYDPVNKVNAIKKLERISSPGLRQYTGYKDMPRVINGLGIAIISTSKGVMTNKEAAELKIGGEVLCYVY from the coding sequence ATGACTGATCCAATAGCAGATTATTTGACGAGGTTGCGGAACGCTATTCAAGCAAAGCACAGAGTTGTAGAAGTTCCCGCTTCAAATTTGAAAAAAGAAATCACTAAGATTCTTTTTGAGAAAGGCTACATTCTTAATTATAAGTTTGTAGAAGATGGTCCTCAAGGTACAATTAAGGTTGCCTTGAAGTATGATCCGGTTAACAAAGTAAACGCAATTAAGAAATTGGAAAGAATCTCTTCTCCAGGTTTGCGTCAGTATACCGGTTACAAGGACATGCCGCGAGTTATTAATGGTTTGGGTATTGCTATAATATCTACTTCCAAAGGTGTAATGACCAACAAAGAAGCCGCAGAACTGAAAATTGGTGGTGAAGTTTTGTGTTATGTATATTAA
- the rplN gene encoding 50S ribosomal protein L14, producing MIQVESRITVCDNSGAKEALCIRVLGGTGRRYASVGDVIVVSVKSVIPSSDIKKGAVSKALIVRTKKEIRRPDGSYIRFDDNACVLLNNAGEIRGSRIFGPVARELRATNMKVVSLAPEVL from the coding sequence ATGATACAAGTAGAATCCAGAATTACAGTATGTGATAACAGTGGAGCAAAAGAGGCCCTCTGTATTCGCGTTTTGGGCGGTACGGGTCGTCGTTATGCTTCAGTGGGGGACGTGATTGTTGTTTCTGTAAAGAGCGTCATTCCTTCAAGTGATATTAAAAAAGGTGCAGTGTCTAAAGCTTTGATCGTACGTACTAAGAAAGAAATCCGTCGTCCCGATGGTTCTTATATACGTTTTGATGATAATGCTTGCGTATTGTTGAACAATGCAGGCGAGATTAGAGGTAGTCGTATTTTCGGTCCGGTAGCTCGTGAACTTCGTGCTACCAACATGAAAGTTGTGTCACTCGCTCCTGAAGTACTTTAA